GttgatgtttaaatatatattaaagagCTGTGGCTTGTATTTTCAGATGTATTATCTGTTATTATTTAGTGACAGTTAAACCCACATGTTCCATCTGCTGTGTGTATTTTCGTGAGTTTGAAACTGTGGTCAACCACCACCATGATGCTGCAGCTTCACTTTCATCTGAAGCACGCTGATTgtgtccaaataaaaaaatgagtcTGACACTTTAAGTCTAACGTGGTTGTAAATGTCATACAtgagaagacagaaaataactgTGCCATTAAAGAAGTGTACTGGTGTTTATTCTTTCATGCAAACAGTATTTTCTCAGGGTCTTCTTATCAGCAATCCCGATTCATATTCAACATGTTcaacaaaaatgtctttttgaGTGGACAGTAACGGCAGTAGCTCtcacaaatatttgtattatagGTCGATATTTTATGTAGATATGAGCAGGAAGAGAAGCTCCGCGCTGCACCTGCTGATTGCTTGGGCAGCACATGATGTGGGTTTTAATGACAATTTTAATCTCTGGTCCTTTTTTAACAGTGACGTTGTTCACACAAACATTATGGGCTCACAGACTTTACGTATGAcaggtgctctataaataacGCTGAGATGAGTTGTGGCTCGTGGGTCAGGGTGAGAGAAGACGTGGTCTCAGGTGTGAATATTAAATATAGaaagacactgaaacaaactgtgcaCAGTGTGATTTGACTTGTGATATCTTCAGGTCCTtatacagaagaagaacaaacatcTCTTGAACATTCACCAACATGTGAATTAAATATGTGAAAcctgtcaaacaggaagtgctgccattttctttgatctgctcatttcaaaacatttctatgGATTGGATTCTTTtagctgattaaaaatgttttcattggttTGCACAACATGCACTGAATATAAGTGGATCATCATTACATATAATGCAGCACATTCTCTCCCTCCACCACACTGATGGGACTCTCCAGGATCACAGGATCAACTGAACAACATggggttcatattttatatcacaCAAAGATGAGTGCATGTAAAGATCTCGTCTTAATGCAAACATACCAGTAACAGTGATGTGGATGATGTTGCTTCTCTTCCCATCTCTGGACTCACACCAGTATTGCCCACTGTCCTCTGGAAAAATATTATGAATAGTGCAGGATGACCTTTTTGATGTCACTGTAGTTCTAAATCGACTAAATCGACGAtgggtatgatcagggttggcctctcaACATagtgacacaaaacaataataaagtttaaccatagcgccccctactgcaaggacTAAGTACTACATCATACATACTTTCTCCCATCTGCTTAAAATTTcccaggtatgatcagggttgtcctctgaacacattgacataacattTGTCAACTTCAAcaatagcgccccctactgcaaagagtaagtactacatcctatatagcaggggttcccaaacttttcaagTCGTGAACCCCAAAATAAGGGTGACAGAAACTGGGGACCACCCACTGTCTTTAAGGTGGTTCGTTATATATGACATTAgactactttttgtatatttacaaaaatgggtaaaaatatatacttatgcacttttaaattattttttattttttatggaagGCATTTCTATATACGATGCTCAATTTCCTCCAAATGTCATAGCTATCATGACAGCgccagcctgaactgctctacATCAAAATTTTCTGTGACCTTCATTACGTTGCCTTATTCAACATGCCAGTACTACGACTTTTACACATATCGaactgcacggcctgctgcttTGCCACgttaagctgctgctgcactcctgCGGTCGtgacacaccccgacatgcacaggttgcgagggcccttcatcaacgcttgcggttttaattatttttattattgtcgTTTTTATTGTTCCTGAACGTGCccgaaaactcaccaaactttccaCGCTCATCATGTCTCGGGAGAAATTAGATATTTTGGTGGTTTCATAAACGGAGTTCgcaaaatggctcagtggcgcccccttgaaattttcaaaatggcctccccataTAGGTTTTTTTCACGTACACTCACGAAAATTGGTACGCATATTAAGCTTGTCGGGACGGactaaaaatcctcttgcaacatttcaaaaaacccgacaggaagtccacaaattaaagATGAATTCCACAATAATGGCACAAAATCGCTCAAAATCGCCGATTACAGCCTTCCTATGTGAACGCACTTGTCCGAGGGCGCTCATCTGATCAgcgcaaactcagtgtcagtgcgtTCTAGACAGGCTCAACATTTCTTGTTGTGCTCCACACGTTATTTTGTCAAAGAGCGTGGCCTTGACGTGCGTTTTAAGTTTTTTGAGCattttggcaagttgccaaaaaagtaaatgcttatatctctgccatctagtgttcaatcatattaaaatttctcatgcatgatacgggaccctgaacacatccatgattgacattttttgattagtcacagcgccacctgttgacaacaggaagttactgcttctcaattaacattagccattgctacacagttgctcattttcccctcattaattggtgtggaccatgctaacacctcGGCCATACAAGACATTCAAGCTCAAACACCTATGTCCAACGCTGTCGCCATACGGACGTGTcgctcgccatcaaacaggaagtagttttttcatgggcttaacatagtcgtactgtcccgaaacttcatacatataatcctggtagtaaagtcaaacatgttATACCGTTTaagtgagtgggcgtggctaaatggctcagtggcgccccctatAATATTGCAAACATTCAGCCCCCGCAGCACGTTGAACCTACAATTCTGAATCTTActgcatttccaacatgacaaaacctacaaaaaagcCTCTTCAAGCCACAcccaaaactcaacaggaagtccacaaatcacatcgccatcatacaggaagtggctgtaactcttatatactttgtctgatcttctTCAAATTAcataggtatgatcagggttggcctctgaacacagtcACATAGCAATAATAAATTGTAACCATAGCCCCCCCACTACAAAGATTAGGTACTACATCCCATATACAATGTCAGATTTGCTCAaaatttcacatgaacaatgtcaGTACTGGCATGATCACATCTAACCTAATACAATTATGCCATTaacatagcgccccctactagAAAGAGGCGGCACTGTATATCAGATACTTTTTCTGATCTGCTTCAAATTTcacaggtatgatcagggttggcctctgaacacattgacataacaatagtcaacttcaacaatagcgccccctactgcaaagaGTAAGTACTACATGCTATATACAATGCTCAATTTCCTCCAAATGTCAtagctatcatgacagtgccagACTGAACTGCTCTACATCAAAATTTTACGGGATCTTCATTGCATTGCCTATTTCAACATGCCAGTACtacgacttttacacaaatcgaactgcacggcctgctgcttagccacgtTCCGCTGCTGATGCACTCCCGCGGTCgcaacacaccccgacatgcacagcGGTGCGAGGGAACTTTatcaccgcttgcggttttaattaTTGTTGTAACTTAATAAGTAAATTTTTCAAGCTGGGATTTAACGCCTAATGATTTAATACAGTTAACAGACATAGAACAGGGCGTCATCTGCATAttgatgaataataaatcacACACGAGAGGTAGCAGGATTTAGGAAAGTTTTAACAAATAGGATTCAAACCTAAGCCTCCAAGGACCCAAAATAACAGAATAGCAAAAGATCAGAAAGGTTAAAGCAAAGAATTCCTTTCAGTTCATCAAAATAGTCAAAATACTTTAGAAAATGTGCTAAATAAGGTGAAACGTTTTAAGCTTAAACAAGGAGGCTATAACTGTAGCTTAGACTAAACTCCACTCTGGGTGACCAAAATGACACTCAACAACTGGTTAAGActtattgtaataaaaacataaactaaaTGGTGCCTGATGTTTAAGTGTTCTAGTAAGTATTTGGGCAACACTGTGGAATAATTCAGCAGCAGGGGTGCATTCtcttttcacacaaacatgactCAGGTATGTCAAGTTCTAGAAGATTTCACAAGTGTGAAGGGTTTGAAGGTGGCAGGTTTTTGACTTGTtgtaacagaaataaaaaaaagatttgaatgaattaaaaatcaGATCTTCTTTATGGGTTCTCCCTGTGAATAACATGAATGTTTCAACCTTCAATTTGTATCCACCATTGGActgagaacaaataaaaaatgtcattgtaAATTGGATCTTTAGCATGTGTTTTCCTTAGTGAACATTACTTTGTCTACCAAACAAGGTGTTGGAAAGAGATTGGTCACCTTGCTTTGTGTAGCCACAAGCATTTTAATTCACCAACGCCATTTTTGAGTTTCTACCTCCAACATAAAGGAATCTGAGACACTATTCCTAAACAAACCTAAATTAGTATAGCTGGTAATCAATGAGTTCCCCCTGCTGTACAACGACCACACTGCATGAAAAGAAGACACCAAAAACTTCCATCACACAtctttaataaaatatgaaaacatacagtttaaatgttcatgttacCATCACAAATGTTCGTATTATAGGTCGATATTTTATGTAGGTATGAGCAGGAAGTGAAGCTCCGCGCTGCATCTACTGATTGCTTGGGCAGCACATGATGTGGGTTTTATAGACAATTTTAATCTCGGGTCCTTTTTTAACAGTGACGGTGTTCACACAAACATTATGGGCTCACAGACTTTACGTATGAcaggtgctctataaataacGTTGCGATGAGTTGCGGCTCGTGGGTCAGGGTGAGAGAAGACGTGGTCTCAGATGTGAATATTAAATATAGaaagacactgaaacaaactgtgcaCAATGTTATTTGACTTGTGATATCTTCAGGTCCTTATACAGAAGAAGAACGAACATCTGTTGAACATTCACCAACAAGTGAATTAAATATGTGAAAcatgtcaaacaggaagtgctgccattttctttgatctgctcatttcaaaacatttctatgGATTGGATTCTTTaagctgattaaaaatgttttcattggttTGCACAACATGCACTGATTATAAGTGGATCATCATTACATGTAATGAACAAGGTGCACTGTAACACATGGAAGACAGCAGCTGAGGAGCTGAATGAAGCATTATGGGATGCTCTTCATTTCTGGCAAGGATATGAGCCAAAAATTAGCCTTCCGCTAACTTGGGTACATGaatgaattaatgaatgaaattaatattttatttttgtgtcaggTCATTTATGAGACCCATCCCAAATGGAAGTACATTTACATCCTTCTGTACGTTGATTAATGTACGCTGTCCTTTTCAAATCAATCACTATACTGTTTCAACACATAGTTATatcacacatatttttcaaTTTGATTTGGTAACACTGATGTGTCTCACCTTGGACAGCCATCAGACTCTCGGCTGATTCTCTTCCTCCAGAGATACACTTGTAGAATCCTTCATCACGTTTGTAAACACTGAGGATGCTCAGGTTTCCTGTAGAGCTTCTTCTGATAAAGCGGCCATCTTTGTAGAAATCAGCTGAGAGATTGGATGAGGTCGTCTTGCGTCTGCAGCGCAGAGTCACAGCCTCTCCCTCCACCACACTGATGAGACTCTCCAGGATCACAGGACCATCTGAACAACATGTGGTTCATATTGTGTATCACAGAAAGGTGAGTGCATGTAAAGATCTCGTCTTAATACAAACATACCAGTAACATTGATATGGATGATGTCGCTTCTCTTCCTATCTCTGGACTCACACCAGTATTGCCCACTGTCCTCTGGAAAAATATTAGGAATAGTACAGGATGACCTTTTTGATGTCACTGTAGTTTGACATTTGAGTAATTCCCCTTTGGACCGATGTACAATTTTCAATCCAGTCGAGTCATGAGAGCCCTCACAATGGAAGATCAGAGACTCGtattcaaagaactgcagtctgTTTGGTTCAAGACGGAGAATcagtgaatctgaaacaaaccaaagaaagaCATGTTCTCTTATTTCACCAGAAAGTACCAACTGAAGTTAAAATACAACTAAGCATCAACCTGGTACTTACCAACGTCCTGGACATGTGCACCAAGCAGGAATAACACACAGACCACTGGAAACAAGAAGAGTTGTACGTTAGATTTCATAAAAACGGGTACGGAAATATctatgaaacagataaagaatcaTACTCACACAACCTGATGTTAAGAGCACAGACCTCCATGTTGACTCTCTGAACATATGACTGAAGTGTCCACGAGGTGAGGAGGGGTCTCCTGCTGCttatttctgctgctgatgCGACACATGGTTTGTGGTTAGGGTTGAAAATATTTCCCCACAGACTAAGCTGATCGAGAGCCTGAACCAGGGTTCATTTGAATGTCATAAGACGGAGACAATGAACTGAGACAAACTGACTGTGAGACCAAACTCTGGTTTAAATACAGTCACTTCTTCAAGGTATGGGCAAGGAGTTTCATAAAAGACTTTATGAATACAAATAGAGACACATGAATATATGTAAGCAGTAGTGGTTGACTTCAATTTGAGATGCAAGCAGATGCAGTTAAAGGGACAGCATAACAAAGAAGTCTGTGGGATGATATGATGGAGTCCTTAACGTCCTAAAATCTCTGACAACACGCTGCCCCACGCCGAGGTTAAAGTAAAAGTGCTTAAGCCTCCAAACATTGTTGATAATGACGACGGTAATGTGAGACAATGAAGtcaatttaaagtaaaataaatatacagcTCCTAACACGTTGCCCTTTGAGCTTATTGCAGTTTCAACACAATCTACACAGAATAAAaattgttttacattcaaatcTTTGATGCCAATAAAGGGCCAAACAGTAGCACTTCACATCGGTTAATGATTAAAGCGCCACTGTGGATAAACAGTATGTAGAGCATGTGATTGTGTTGGACTTCTACACTCGAGTTCCTTCTCCGTCTGGTGTAAGATCAAGCACCAAACAGGTAGGCGGATATAAGATGTTATTTTTGCCTGTATATAAAAAATAGGAAACCTCGATGACTTCTGTAAATCACTCCAAACTGATGCACACTGCAGACTTTGATTTAAAGTGAGGTGCAGAATGATTTTGTTTGAAGAGTTATTCACCATCCAACAATTCACCATCCAATAACAATGGACCATGTTTGATTGCTTCAATGGCTCCATTATGAAAACATCTGGACTAAAGAGTAACATGCCACCTACACTGGCGGTTAAAATAGTCATTATGTGTTACCTCATTTAATCGTTCATACTTTTCTATCTTATGTGTGTTTAAACCTTCTGTCCGGACAAAACAATGATATCAAACCTTTCCTTATGTTTGACTGCTACAGCAAAATGCTAAATGGATATTTATTTGATCTTGACaattaatcaataaaaacattaccCTAATCCTGTGAATCAGTGTTGTGAATGGGTAAAATCTAAGCTGGCCTCTTCTCTACGACAATAATCAAAATCAAATTTAGAGAACTAAGCCATCcaagaaaaatcaaatacaatcTGATGGATtgttaaacaaaaaatgtttttaaagatgcaaCTAAAACAATTGTTATTTGGAATGGATTAACTTATAAAACGTTTCAATATTCAAATCTCAAGGATGCATCCCCTGAAGGATTGTTGGCCCTCTAAACGTCAGCAAAGCTCCATCAGCTCTGTGCTTTTCCACCAAACTgttgtccttctttttctgacaCCGAGCTGTGCAGGACGGACAATATCAACTTTCAAAATGGATCAACtgctcacacaacacacaacacatgtcTGCCCAAGAATACTTTCTTATCAGTTGGGAGTTACACAAAAAAGACATCTCAATAGTCTGAGCTAAAACTTCAAAGCAAAGGTTAAGTGCTGCAGACCGTTGATTGGTTAATGGAAGTTAACCATCTGAGAACCATTCTGTAATTGGATGGAACATCGACTTCTTCAAGCGGTGAAAGATCTTAAATATCCTTTTAGTCCACAGCATTCAGATTTAAATACATACcttaatgtacagtatgcagATTACTTCATATATGTAGCTAAAGCTCAGTTCAcctaaaggagcaatatgtaactctgacacctagtgtttaaaatggctactgcagtccaaattcaaaacattggagaaagagctgtctctcccagccccctcccctctagagtcgatgctcacgcaggttgctatgttgcagacactgaagcttcagtgtttatccagctctgcatcggtctgtaaacctttccgcgttctaacctctctccatttttcaaaagcatctccaatattgatcctagtttgagcacgtttctgctcgtggagcttattagaaacaaaggctttttaggtcgggtacaatcacttctatctgaaccacttctcttgccctcttccatcactgcaacacctgttgacctgataactggtctcatatctggcaaaccaaggggcgtccaaaacggacttgtgggggtgccttaaaaccgcctgcCTTCTCTGGTCTTAACAAATCCAGACCAATCAGGACCAGAATataaacttagaaggaggacatactggcttctgcactgttgtcagagaagccagcacttcaacatagcatgtttccttaatgtctgatcatataataCGGTCACATTTCATTCAGTAAGTATCTTTCTGATTGTACTGCAGGGTTACCTCGAGTCAATAGTATTCTGTGTATAAAAGATGCACAAATGGTCTGCTATTTCTTAGAAATGTGGAGTACCACAGGGTTCAATTCTTGGACTCCACAGATCTGATGAATCATGTTTCAAACATTATGCAGACGACATTTCACTTAACCTTTCTTGTCAACACTATGAACTGAACACATTTAAGCCATTACTAGGCAACATAGTGACCTAAAGTGTTTCACTCAAAGTCTGTatgaacaacacacatttaactaTTTTCTGACCATTTGGTTGTTTCAATCAAATTTCTTGTGCATTTCTTGTAGCTCAGTCTCTGGTGTTTACACCATCGCAGCTAATCGTAGCCAGAGTTGGTGAAGACATTGTGTTGCCATGTTATCTGGATCCTCCTGTGGATGCCACTGACCTGACCGTGGAGTGGAGGACACCTGACCTGAATCCTAGATTTGTCTATGTGTGGTGTGATGGTGTGGAGCTAGCGTTTAAAAAACATCCATCCTATGAAGGGAGAACATCAATGTCCATCAACAAACTGAAGCATGGTGATATTTCCCTTAAAGTCCACAAAGTAAAGCTCTCTGATGAGGGGAGATATGGATGCTTCATTCCTACACTGAACAGGGAGGCTACTGTTGAACTTCTGGTCGGTGAGTGGAACCACATTATTCTACAATCCAAAAGATGAAACTGCAATTCAATGGTAGCTGGagtttctgattggtctctcTTCATCTTTAGGGGCAGTCTCATCCCTCATCATCAGCTTTGGGACAACGGAGACTGATGGTGACATCAGAAGGTTGGTGTTTCAGTGTGAGTCCGAAGGCTGGTATCCAGAGTCTGAGGTGTTGTGGCTGGACAGTGAGGGaaacctcctctctgctggATCTACAGAGATCATCAGAGGTCCCGATGATCTCTATactgtcagcagcagagtgactgtggagaggagacacaacaacatgttcacctgtagagtcacacagaacAACATCAACCAAaccagagagacacacatacatgttcCAGGTGGTTTTACAGTAACAGGCTCAAATCTTAGAGTTCTGGttcttgttgttcttgtttgttttagccttcattatttgttttttattacagatGATTTCAACAATGTTCAGTGTTCTGCGACTCTTCCAATCATCCGCAGCCTGGTTGTGGGTTTCGTGGTTATTCTTTCAGTCGTCTTTTTAGTGTGGATctggagacagaaacaaaaaagtaaGCCTGTCATTAAATATCtgattttctgtctctgtcttcctccgttttactttgtttgtgtctttgctttTCAACAGGGAACATCCATATGCAGtcaaagacagacacaacatcAACTTTAGGTAACACAGAACTTGACTTGCTCAATgcagagaagacaaaaacacagcaggactTTGCAGAGAGCCCAACCATCCAAGATTTGGATGAGAAAAAAGCCAGCCTTGATGTAAAGTTAAAAGAAATggaagacaaaaacagagatttGTTGGTGCTGATTAATTCATTAATGAATTACAAAAAGGATCTGGAGGACCAAAGAAAGCATTATAAGGAACATCAGCAAGAGATCCAGAGACAGAACAGCCAGAATCATCATGTGTTAGAAAAAGATTTGATAAAACAGAATGGAGAGAGTTACGTGAAATACTCCGAGGATAATGAGAGAGACATGATCATGAAGTCCATATTAAATATGGTTGAACAATTGATGGAGAAGAAGCAGCGTTTGACCAGTAGGATGGATGAAATTATTAAACAACAGGGTGAGATCAAGGAGCAGAGAGATAAAATACAGACCAAACTgaagggcggcagtagctcagtcagctgccagtccacttcctgagcactgccgaggtgcccatgagcaaggcaccgaaccccaaaactgctctagagtgctcgctgtgtgcagctccctcactctgagacctctccattagtgcatgtccataggatcctgtttgtgcatgtgtgtgtatttcggcctatgtttgtgtcgCATGTTAAttaaacagagtttaaaaactgcatttcccctcgcgggataaattattattattaagtcaGACGTTTCAGAGACaaaatttaaaatgattgatgaatgatgaagaaaaaaaatgtagaaaaacgACAAGCGTTTCAGTCCTCATCCAGTTTGGACTGTTGATCTatgttggagctatttaattgGGCATAGaattagtttttgtatttagtttactaatatttgggtggtgttgtttatttaattattctacacgttttctttatttagaaaagattttgggtaacgttttcttttttgctagttatttgtttagtaaatttagttttgtattagtattttgttaggtatttgggtaaTACTGTGGGCACCGGAGATTATTTAAGTAAgcggcaggtagaggaccagcatgcacctgggtgggcctattGCTTTTTAACATGTCAAGAGAGGCAGCGGGAGCcacgattttctttgttcttttgtttgttttcatcaaatAAACCAGCAAAATACCGCAGCTCCTGCATGgacattggatttcttttgcctGCGTACATTACATCCCCACGGTGTAGTGGAACATCCAGTTTTATTCTCTGATGTATATATCACAGTAAACCAAACACAAACTCCTATATCCACTCCATTTGGGTGGATGCTCTGATGCCGATGGTGCTGATGGTTTACAACGTTACTGTTCAGGTAAATATAACAACAGCATCGGTGATGGCGTGTGAGCACAGAGACCACAGTGAAGCTCTGTGGGGACAGCAGACACAAGACAAACACGTTCCACTGTGAAGAACTGAAACCTCCAAAAATAGACTTTAGTGCTGTGAGATGTTCTCATGGTCAGCATTTAAAGAAGTTCAGCACGAGTGTCAGGCAGGCCGTTATGAAAGTGTGGTTGTTTTAAGGCTAATACATGAGcacacacccctcccccccaatACAAGATACCCCCCAGGGGTcagagtatttaaaaaaagatgatgtccTCATAAGAGAGCAATCAGACTTTAACTACCTGTCTAACACTGAGAGTTGTGCAGATAAATAATGTCAGCTATGCCTCGCTCACATTCAGTCAGTTAGTCACCAGGATTACACTCTGAACAATGAAGATTAATAATTAACGCTCTATCAACACatcctgtttcattttgtatCCAATCCAAACAAAGAAAGAGTCTCACACACTTTGTCACTTAGAAGAagaattttatatttttctatcaTTTCAGTCACATTTTTATTCATCACATTTCAACATTATCCTTGGGTTACTCGTGCAAAAATCATTCCACATACTGCCAAAATAAAACGAGGTAtagaaacaacaacatgtgtTTCAGCTAAGGTTGTTGTCtttcagttctgtttttttaaaaagctttgtgaGGAAAGAGGCTCCAAATCAGTTCATGAGTCACCTCATTACAATCCTAATATCCACCTAGTGTTGcaaaactaaaatgtttttttgtatttattttggtttgGTAAATAAACTGAAGAGACTTGTTTGTATCTTAGTTGTTGgaataataaaagtaaagaaaagaaaagttctCAGTTCTACTCGTCTTCAGACACTTTTACTTCACTGTAGTTTGATATTTCTTatcttatttaaatgtttggttCCAAATATAGTCTTTCATTTACTAGTCTGACTGCtctgacgttttttttttgtaacaattTCTCACACTATCATTTAACCACACAGGAAATGAGGTCGAAAGGTAGCTTAACGTCTTTGCTgccctgtgaaaaaaaaaagtgaatacaTGCATGTGGCTACGTGACTCATGAACAGCCTCCCTGATAATAGAGCAGCCTACACTGTGACCTGCAGGGCCCGTTTCATAAAGCAGGTTTTGTGCAAACCCATGAGTCTGTCAACCCTGAATTGAGGGAAACTCCAGGTTTTCTGTTTCAGTAAGAGAGATCACTCAAACCCAAGAAAGAGGGGTAATTGAAGCCCGTTCCACAGAGGGAGGTAACTTTagctctgagtcagttactatggtaactgagtcaACTGAACAAGCCTACATTTACATCAGTATATGTTAATTTAATTAGGACTaattaataaactaaacaggaTAAAGGTGagagtttcccacctgagggtAAGTAAACTCAGATCTCAGGGTTAGACTGGGAG
This portion of the Labrus bergylta chromosome 22, fLabBer1.1, whole genome shotgun sequence genome encodes:
- the LOC110000084 gene encoding butyrophilin-like protein 1; the encoded protein is MSINKLKHGDISLKVHKVKLSDEGRYGCFIPTLNREATVELLVGAVSSLIISFGTTETDGDIRRLVFQCESEGWYPESEVLWLDSEGNLLSAGSTEIIRGPDDLYTVSSRVTVERRHNNMFTCRVTQNNINQTRETHIHVPDDFNNVQCSATLPIIRSLVVGFVVILSVVFLVWIWRQKQKRNIHMQSKTDTTSTLGNTELDLLNAEKTKTQQDFAESPTIQDLDEKKASLDVKLKEMEDKNRDLLVLINSLMNYKKDLEDQRKHYKEHQQEIQRQNSQNHHVLEKDLIKQNGESYVKYSEDNERDMIMKSILNMVEQLMEKKQRLTSRMDEIIKQQGEIKEQRDKIQTKLKGGSSSVSCQSTS